A window of Festucalex cinctus isolate MCC-2025b chromosome 6, RoL_Fcin_1.0, whole genome shotgun sequence contains these coding sequences:
- the sp2 gene encoding transcription factor Sp2 isoform X2, with the protein MSGSKDIMATVVAVSPSEYLQPSTATTQADSQPSPLALLAATCSKIGPPAAQAPAASPPAPPQPRRLLPIKPAPIAPAPPKNLGFLQAKGNVIQLPGASGSPIVLTIGPGPARPAGPQPPASIQYQVVPQIPGAQTIQVMPQQGGQIQLIPGTNQAFIAATPPAQAAAAPVTPQKTLAIKPSPKSRKSNVVQLPGGLTLPLNVATGEAGGAQIVTETAAAALAPVALAGKSRRGRKKKAALVAAQTPPPPPQAPSPPPEQMETILIETSDNIIQAGNNLLIVQSPGQPAVVQQVQLVPPKPDPPVVQIPQQALKVVQAASASLPPVPQRQSPAPSGLQVATAAVAEPTPTQLFFKTGAGEWRSVQLHDAVVSAATTPTTTAAAAPVATPAPPPAQPLAAGRKSASAGGRKERTLAKIAPAGGMVALNAPQLSSAAGQAVQTISINGVQVQGVPVTITNAGGQQHLTVQTMQGGGLQLAGVASPSQPALHVDQTTLTLEFPGHASEKKRRMACTCPNCQDADKRPGDVGKRKHICHFPDCEKTFRKTSLLRAHVRLHTGERPFVCNWVFCGKRFTRSDELQRHARTHTGDKRFECNQCQKRFMRSDHLTKHYKTHINTKNL; encoded by the exons ATGAGCG GTTCAAAGGACATTATGGCAACTGTTGTCGCTGTCAGTCCCAGTGAATATCTGCAGCCCTCGACCGCCACCACTCAG GCAGACAGCCAGCCGTCCCCTCTGGCGCTGCTGGCCGCCACCTGCAGCAAGATCGGCCCCCCCGCCGCCCAAGCGCCCGCCGCCTcgccgccggcgccgccgcAGCCCCGCCGCCTCCTCCCCATCAAGCCGGCCCCCATCGCCCCGGCCCCGCCCAAGAACCTGGGCTTCCTCCAAGCCAAGGGCAACGTCATCCAGCTGCCCGGCGCCTCGGGCAGCCCCATCGTGCTCACCATCGGGCCCGGCCCGGCCCGCCCCGCCGGGCCCCAGCCGCCCGCCAGCATCCAGTACCAGGTGGTGCCGCAGATCCCCGGCGCCCAGACCATCCAGGTGATGCCGCAGCAGGGGGGCCAGATCCAGCTCATCCCGGGCACCAACCAGGCCTTCATCGCCGCCACCCCGCCCGCCCAGGCGGCCGCCGCCCCCGTCACGCCGCAGAAGACGCTCGCCATCAAGCCGTCGCCCAAAAGCAGGAAGTCCAACGTGGTGCAGTTGCCCGGCGGGCTCACGCTGCCGCTCAACGTGGCCACGGGGGAGGCGGGCGGCGCGCAGATCGTGACcgagacggcggcggcggcgctggcgCCCGTCGCCCTGGCGGGAAAGTCGCGACGAGGCAGGAAGAAGAAAGCCGCGCTGGTCGCCGCTCAAACTCCGCCTCCGCCGCCGCAAGCGCCGTCGCCGCCCCCGGAGCAGATGGAGACCATCTTGATCGAAACTTCTGACAACATCATTCAG GCAGGCAACAACCTGCTGATCGTGCAGAGTCCCGGCCAGCCGGCGGTGGTTCAGCAGGTGCAGCTGGTGCCGCCCAAGCCGGACCCACCTGTGGTCCAGATCCCCCAGCAGGCCCTGAAGGTGGTTCAGGCCGCGTCCGCCTCGCTGCCGCCCGTCCCGCAGAGGCAGTCGCCCGCACCCTCCGGCCTCCAGGTGGcgacggcggcggtggcggagcCGACGCCAACGCAG CTCTTTTTTAAGACGGGAGCCGGCGAGTGGCGCTCGGTGCAACTCCACGACGCCGTCGTCTCGGCGGCGACCACGCccaccaccaccgccgccgccgctcccGTGGCCacgcccgccccgccgccggCGCAGCCTCTCGCCGCCGGCCGGAAGTCGGCGTCGGCGGGCGGCAGGAAGGAGCGCACCCTGGCCAAGATCGCGCCGGCGGGCGGCATGGTGGCGCTGAACGCGCCGCAGTTGTCGTCGGCGGCCGGTCAGGCGGTGCAGACCATCAGCATCAACGGCGTGCAGGTGCAGGGCGTCCCCGTCACCATCACCAACGCCGGAG GCCAACAGCACTTGACGGTGCAGACCATGCAGGGCGGCGGCCTGCAGCTAGCGGGCGTGGCGTCTCCGAGCCAGCCCGCCCTCCACGTGGACCAGACGACGCTGACGCTGGAGTTTCCCGGACACGCCAGCGAGAAGAAACGACGCATGGCCTGCACGTGTCCCAACTGTCAAGATGCGGACAAAAG GCCGGGCGACGTGGGCAAGCGGAAGCACATCTGCCACTTCCCCGACTGCGAGAAGACCTTCCGCAAGACGTCGCTGCTGCGCGCGCACGTGCGCCTGCACACGGGCGAGCGGCCCTTCGTCTGCAACTGGGTCTTCTGCGGCAAGCGCTTCACGCGCAGCGACGAGCTGCAGCGGCACGCCAGGACGCACACGG GAGACAAACGCTTCGAGTGCAACCAGTGTCAGAAGCGCTTCATGCGGAGCGACCACCTGACCAAGCATTACAAGACGCACATCAACACCAAGAACCTGTGA
- the sp2 gene encoding transcription factor Sp2 isoform X1, which produces MIFCVAGSKDIMATVVAVSPSEYLQPSTATTQADSQPSPLALLAATCSKIGPPAAQAPAASPPAPPQPRRLLPIKPAPIAPAPPKNLGFLQAKGNVIQLPGASGSPIVLTIGPGPARPAGPQPPASIQYQVVPQIPGAQTIQVMPQQGGQIQLIPGTNQAFIAATPPAQAAAAPVTPQKTLAIKPSPKSRKSNVVQLPGGLTLPLNVATGEAGGAQIVTETAAAALAPVALAGKSRRGRKKKAALVAAQTPPPPPQAPSPPPEQMETILIETSDNIIQAGNNLLIVQSPGQPAVVQQVQLVPPKPDPPVVQIPQQALKVVQAASASLPPVPQRQSPAPSGLQVATAAVAEPTPTQLFFKTGAGEWRSVQLHDAVVSAATTPTTTAAAAPVATPAPPPAQPLAAGRKSASAGGRKERTLAKIAPAGGMVALNAPQLSSAAGQAVQTISINGVQVQGVPVTITNAGGQQHLTVQTMQGGGLQLAGVASPSQPALHVDQTTLTLEFPGHASEKKRRMACTCPNCQDADKRPGDVGKRKHICHFPDCEKTFRKTSLLRAHVRLHTGERPFVCNWVFCGKRFTRSDELQRHARTHTGDKRFECNQCQKRFMRSDHLTKHYKTHINTKNL; this is translated from the exons ATGATATTTTGTGTTGCAGGTTCAAAGGACATTATGGCAACTGTTGTCGCTGTCAGTCCCAGTGAATATCTGCAGCCCTCGACCGCCACCACTCAG GCAGACAGCCAGCCGTCCCCTCTGGCGCTGCTGGCCGCCACCTGCAGCAAGATCGGCCCCCCCGCCGCCCAAGCGCCCGCCGCCTcgccgccggcgccgccgcAGCCCCGCCGCCTCCTCCCCATCAAGCCGGCCCCCATCGCCCCGGCCCCGCCCAAGAACCTGGGCTTCCTCCAAGCCAAGGGCAACGTCATCCAGCTGCCCGGCGCCTCGGGCAGCCCCATCGTGCTCACCATCGGGCCCGGCCCGGCCCGCCCCGCCGGGCCCCAGCCGCCCGCCAGCATCCAGTACCAGGTGGTGCCGCAGATCCCCGGCGCCCAGACCATCCAGGTGATGCCGCAGCAGGGGGGCCAGATCCAGCTCATCCCGGGCACCAACCAGGCCTTCATCGCCGCCACCCCGCCCGCCCAGGCGGCCGCCGCCCCCGTCACGCCGCAGAAGACGCTCGCCATCAAGCCGTCGCCCAAAAGCAGGAAGTCCAACGTGGTGCAGTTGCCCGGCGGGCTCACGCTGCCGCTCAACGTGGCCACGGGGGAGGCGGGCGGCGCGCAGATCGTGACcgagacggcggcggcggcgctggcgCCCGTCGCCCTGGCGGGAAAGTCGCGACGAGGCAGGAAGAAGAAAGCCGCGCTGGTCGCCGCTCAAACTCCGCCTCCGCCGCCGCAAGCGCCGTCGCCGCCCCCGGAGCAGATGGAGACCATCTTGATCGAAACTTCTGACAACATCATTCAG GCAGGCAACAACCTGCTGATCGTGCAGAGTCCCGGCCAGCCGGCGGTGGTTCAGCAGGTGCAGCTGGTGCCGCCCAAGCCGGACCCACCTGTGGTCCAGATCCCCCAGCAGGCCCTGAAGGTGGTTCAGGCCGCGTCCGCCTCGCTGCCGCCCGTCCCGCAGAGGCAGTCGCCCGCACCCTCCGGCCTCCAGGTGGcgacggcggcggtggcggagcCGACGCCAACGCAG CTCTTTTTTAAGACGGGAGCCGGCGAGTGGCGCTCGGTGCAACTCCACGACGCCGTCGTCTCGGCGGCGACCACGCccaccaccaccgccgccgccgctcccGTGGCCacgcccgccccgccgccggCGCAGCCTCTCGCCGCCGGCCGGAAGTCGGCGTCGGCGGGCGGCAGGAAGGAGCGCACCCTGGCCAAGATCGCGCCGGCGGGCGGCATGGTGGCGCTGAACGCGCCGCAGTTGTCGTCGGCGGCCGGTCAGGCGGTGCAGACCATCAGCATCAACGGCGTGCAGGTGCAGGGCGTCCCCGTCACCATCACCAACGCCGGAG GCCAACAGCACTTGACGGTGCAGACCATGCAGGGCGGCGGCCTGCAGCTAGCGGGCGTGGCGTCTCCGAGCCAGCCCGCCCTCCACGTGGACCAGACGACGCTGACGCTGGAGTTTCCCGGACACGCCAGCGAGAAGAAACGACGCATGGCCTGCACGTGTCCCAACTGTCAAGATGCGGACAAAAG GCCGGGCGACGTGGGCAAGCGGAAGCACATCTGCCACTTCCCCGACTGCGAGAAGACCTTCCGCAAGACGTCGCTGCTGCGCGCGCACGTGCGCCTGCACACGGGCGAGCGGCCCTTCGTCTGCAACTGGGTCTTCTGCGGCAAGCGCTTCACGCGCAGCGACGAGCTGCAGCGGCACGCCAGGACGCACACGG GAGACAAACGCTTCGAGTGCAACCAGTGTCAGAAGCGCTTCATGCGGAGCGACCACCTGACCAAGCATTACAAGACGCACATCAACACCAAGAACCTGTGA
- the sp2 gene encoding transcription factor Sp2 isoform X3: MATVVAVSPSEYLQPSTATTQADSQPSPLALLAATCSKIGPPAAQAPAASPPAPPQPRRLLPIKPAPIAPAPPKNLGFLQAKGNVIQLPGASGSPIVLTIGPGPARPAGPQPPASIQYQVVPQIPGAQTIQVMPQQGGQIQLIPGTNQAFIAATPPAQAAAAPVTPQKTLAIKPSPKSRKSNVVQLPGGLTLPLNVATGEAGGAQIVTETAAAALAPVALAGKSRRGRKKKAALVAAQTPPPPPQAPSPPPEQMETILIETSDNIIQAGNNLLIVQSPGQPAVVQQVQLVPPKPDPPVVQIPQQALKVVQAASASLPPVPQRQSPAPSGLQVATAAVAEPTPTQLFFKTGAGEWRSVQLHDAVVSAATTPTTTAAAAPVATPAPPPAQPLAAGRKSASAGGRKERTLAKIAPAGGMVALNAPQLSSAAGQAVQTISINGVQVQGVPVTITNAGGQQHLTVQTMQGGGLQLAGVASPSQPALHVDQTTLTLEFPGHASEKKRRMACTCPNCQDADKRPGDVGKRKHICHFPDCEKTFRKTSLLRAHVRLHTGERPFVCNWVFCGKRFTRSDELQRHARTHTGDKRFECNQCQKRFMRSDHLTKHYKTHINTKNL, translated from the exons ATGGCAACTGTTGTCGCTGTCAGTCCCAGTGAATATCTGCAGCCCTCGACCGCCACCACTCAG GCAGACAGCCAGCCGTCCCCTCTGGCGCTGCTGGCCGCCACCTGCAGCAAGATCGGCCCCCCCGCCGCCCAAGCGCCCGCCGCCTcgccgccggcgccgccgcAGCCCCGCCGCCTCCTCCCCATCAAGCCGGCCCCCATCGCCCCGGCCCCGCCCAAGAACCTGGGCTTCCTCCAAGCCAAGGGCAACGTCATCCAGCTGCCCGGCGCCTCGGGCAGCCCCATCGTGCTCACCATCGGGCCCGGCCCGGCCCGCCCCGCCGGGCCCCAGCCGCCCGCCAGCATCCAGTACCAGGTGGTGCCGCAGATCCCCGGCGCCCAGACCATCCAGGTGATGCCGCAGCAGGGGGGCCAGATCCAGCTCATCCCGGGCACCAACCAGGCCTTCATCGCCGCCACCCCGCCCGCCCAGGCGGCCGCCGCCCCCGTCACGCCGCAGAAGACGCTCGCCATCAAGCCGTCGCCCAAAAGCAGGAAGTCCAACGTGGTGCAGTTGCCCGGCGGGCTCACGCTGCCGCTCAACGTGGCCACGGGGGAGGCGGGCGGCGCGCAGATCGTGACcgagacggcggcggcggcgctggcgCCCGTCGCCCTGGCGGGAAAGTCGCGACGAGGCAGGAAGAAGAAAGCCGCGCTGGTCGCCGCTCAAACTCCGCCTCCGCCGCCGCAAGCGCCGTCGCCGCCCCCGGAGCAGATGGAGACCATCTTGATCGAAACTTCTGACAACATCATTCAG GCAGGCAACAACCTGCTGATCGTGCAGAGTCCCGGCCAGCCGGCGGTGGTTCAGCAGGTGCAGCTGGTGCCGCCCAAGCCGGACCCACCTGTGGTCCAGATCCCCCAGCAGGCCCTGAAGGTGGTTCAGGCCGCGTCCGCCTCGCTGCCGCCCGTCCCGCAGAGGCAGTCGCCCGCACCCTCCGGCCTCCAGGTGGcgacggcggcggtggcggagcCGACGCCAACGCAG CTCTTTTTTAAGACGGGAGCCGGCGAGTGGCGCTCGGTGCAACTCCACGACGCCGTCGTCTCGGCGGCGACCACGCccaccaccaccgccgccgccgctcccGTGGCCacgcccgccccgccgccggCGCAGCCTCTCGCCGCCGGCCGGAAGTCGGCGTCGGCGGGCGGCAGGAAGGAGCGCACCCTGGCCAAGATCGCGCCGGCGGGCGGCATGGTGGCGCTGAACGCGCCGCAGTTGTCGTCGGCGGCCGGTCAGGCGGTGCAGACCATCAGCATCAACGGCGTGCAGGTGCAGGGCGTCCCCGTCACCATCACCAACGCCGGAG GCCAACAGCACTTGACGGTGCAGACCATGCAGGGCGGCGGCCTGCAGCTAGCGGGCGTGGCGTCTCCGAGCCAGCCCGCCCTCCACGTGGACCAGACGACGCTGACGCTGGAGTTTCCCGGACACGCCAGCGAGAAGAAACGACGCATGGCCTGCACGTGTCCCAACTGTCAAGATGCGGACAAAAG GCCGGGCGACGTGGGCAAGCGGAAGCACATCTGCCACTTCCCCGACTGCGAGAAGACCTTCCGCAAGACGTCGCTGCTGCGCGCGCACGTGCGCCTGCACACGGGCGAGCGGCCCTTCGTCTGCAACTGGGTCTTCTGCGGCAAGCGCTTCACGCGCAGCGACGAGCTGCAGCGGCACGCCAGGACGCACACGG GAGACAAACGCTTCGAGTGCAACCAGTGTCAGAAGCGCTTCATGCGGAGCGACCACCTGACCAAGCATTACAAGACGCACATCAACACCAAGAACCTGTGA